One part of the Desulfonema ishimotonii genome encodes these proteins:
- a CDS encoding cell division protein FtsL — protein MRRTESRMVTGGYDIRGIVTWVVLMSLFVTQLLVYTWCRVQCVQVGYEISKEADDYQNLMAVQNTLKIELERLKSPDRISKIAHYQLGLVTPVPTQKKTIVVHEND, from the coding sequence ATGAGAAGAACGGAAAGCCGCATGGTGACGGGCGGATATGATATCCGGGGGATCGTGACATGGGTGGTTCTCATGTCCCTGTTTGTGACCCAGTTGCTGGTCTACACATGGTGCCGGGTTCAGTGTGTGCAGGTCGGGTATGAGATCTCAAAAGAGGCCGACGATTATCAGAACCTCATGGCAGTCCAGAATACCCTGAAGATCGAACTGGAACGCCTGAAATCCCCGGACCGGATTTCAAAAATCGCCCACTATCAGCTAGGGCTGGTCACGCCCGTGCCAACGCAGAAAAAGACCATTGTCGTCCATGAAAACGACTGA